One genomic window of Candidatus Saccharimonadia bacterium includes the following:
- the mreC gene encoding rod shape-determining protein MreC, producing MNRSRANRRIIIVAGLGALLVIGGVTDRIGPLRWVFDHTIAPVARGFSAAGATASEAVANLSRVSSLARDNTRLEHENADLRKRLADDAETRSDNELLRKQLGLEVAGAPRQAAAEVVLFAPDSYRQFVTINKGAQAGVAVGMAVTSQGVLIGTIADVQATTARIMLVTDPEFKLAAKDQDTSATGILRGQLGNGLVLDEIGQTDTIKPGDSVTTAGLGGQIPPGILIGKVQSINTRSNVVFQSAAVETEFRVTGLRFVYVVLGL from the coding sequence ATGAACAGATCGAGGGCAAACCGGCGAATAATTATCGTGGCGGGGTTGGGCGCGCTGCTCGTGATTGGCGGTGTAACCGACCGGATTGGGCCGCTGCGATGGGTGTTTGACCACACGATTGCGCCGGTGGCGCGGGGCTTTAGCGCGGCGGGTGCGACGGCGAGTGAGGCTGTGGCCAATCTGTCGCGCGTGAGCTCGCTGGCGCGCGACAATACGCGGCTGGAGCACGAAAACGCTGATTTGCGCAAGCGGTTGGCGGACGACGCCGAGACGCGGAGTGATAACGAACTGCTGCGTAAGCAGTTGGGCTTGGAGGTGGCGGGCGCGCCTCGTCAGGCGGCGGCCGAAGTGGTGCTGTTTGCGCCTGATTCGTACCGTCAGTTTGTGACGATCAACAAGGGCGCGCAGGCGGGGGTGGCGGTGGGCATGGCGGTGACTTCGCAGGGGGTGCTCATCGGGACCATTGCGGATGTGCAGGCCACTACTGCGCGGATCATGCTCGTGACCGATCCGGAATTTAAGCTGGCGGCCAAAGATCAGGATACCAGCGCCACGGGGATTTTGCGTGGTCAACTGGGGAACGGCTTGGTGCTCGACGAGATTGGCCAGACGGATACTATCAAGCCGGGTGATAGCGTGACCACCGCCGGGCTGGGCGGGCAAATTCCGCCAGGGATTTTGATTGGCAAGGTGCAGTCGATAAATACGCGGTCGAATGTGGTATTTCAGTCGGCGGCGGTGGAAACGGAGTTTCGGGTGACTGGTTTGCGCTTTGTGTACGTGGTGCTTGGCCTATGA
- the mrdA gene encoding penicillin-binding protein 2: protein MRKSIFGFLEGGAGREGLRLSRNISRHEEWSEAILPADVQMEAPEGATSRRPLMVFGLVGLVAIAILGLRLFSLQVLAGNANLALANGNRIRERVARAPRGMIYDRAGVVLARNQASYDVTVVPQLLPDDAAARQAEYARIGAMIGMSAADVQAKTEAVCKNHDPACMRSPVAELVSSGVPRDAALLVEQSSTTLPGFALDVNPIREYSDDNLLSVFLGYTGRVNSDEVVADPGYGPTDLIGKLGLEKRYEGQLRGTNGGERTEVDALGRPIRVLASREAVPGNNLVLSVDMALERKFAEAIGKQMTLAGAKRASGVAINPKTGEVLAAVSLPSYDNNLFSRGISVADYDKLKNDPAQPLFNKVVSGAYASGSIIKPLGASAALQEGIITPNTTVDDTGQLDVVNPYDKTIHYIYKGWEHTGLGVMNLFSAIAMSSDIYFYTIAGGFTNFTHYLGVDKLTHYYQLFGLGAQTGVDIPGETAGRVPTPDWKKKFSGLPWYTGDTYNIAVGQGDILTSPLQMASAVAAIANGGSLLVPHFVSEIKDGAGKTVSTVKPEVIRKDFISAQNLNLVRQGMRQTVTKGTACCFMDRDVPVAVAGKTGSAETDPTNNVPPHSWFEAFAPYDDPQIVTVVLLEKSGEGAEYAVPATRETLQWYFTQGAGAKH from the coding sequence GTGCGCAAGTCGATATTTGGTTTTTTGGAGGGGGGAGCGGGACGCGAAGGTTTGCGTCTGAGCCGCAACATTTCGCGCCACGAGGAGTGGAGCGAGGCGATTTTGCCGGCCGATGTGCAGATGGAAGCTCCCGAGGGGGCTACCAGCCGACGGCCGCTGATGGTGTTTGGACTGGTGGGGCTGGTGGCGATTGCGATCTTGGGTTTGCGGCTGTTTAGCCTCCAGGTGTTGGCCGGCAATGCTAACCTGGCGCTGGCCAATGGCAACCGGATTCGTGAGCGGGTGGCGCGGGCGCCGCGCGGCATGATCTACGATCGGGCGGGTGTGGTGCTGGCGCGCAATCAGGCCAGCTACGATGTGACGGTGGTGCCGCAGCTGCTGCCGGATGACGCAGCGGCTCGCCAGGCGGAGTACGCACGCATAGGCGCGATGATTGGCATGAGTGCCGCCGACGTACAGGCCAAGACTGAGGCGGTGTGCAAGAATCACGACCCGGCGTGTATGCGCAGTCCGGTGGCGGAGCTTGTGAGCAGCGGCGTGCCCCGCGACGCGGCTTTGCTCGTGGAGCAATCCTCAACCACCTTGCCGGGGTTTGCGCTCGATGTGAACCCGATCCGCGAGTATAGCGACGACAATCTGCTATCGGTGTTTTTGGGCTATACCGGCCGGGTAAATAGCGATGAGGTGGTGGCAGATCCCGGCTATGGCCCCACCGACCTGATCGGTAAGCTCGGGCTCGAGAAGCGCTACGAGGGTCAGCTGCGCGGTACGAACGGCGGTGAGCGCACCGAAGTAGACGCGCTCGGTCGCCCGATCCGGGTGCTGGCTAGTCGTGAGGCGGTGCCTGGTAATAATTTGGTGCTGTCGGTCGACATGGCGCTGGAGCGCAAATTTGCGGAGGCGATCGGCAAGCAAATGACGCTAGCGGGCGCGAAGCGGGCGTCGGGGGTGGCTATTAATCCCAAGACGGGCGAGGTGCTGGCGGCGGTGTCGCTGCCGAGTTATGACAATAATCTCTTTAGCCGCGGTATTTCGGTGGCTGATTATGACAAGCTCAAAAACGATCCGGCGCAACCATTGTTTAACAAGGTAGTGTCGGGAGCCTATGCATCAGGCTCGATTATTAAGCCGCTGGGGGCTTCGGCGGCGTTGCAAGAGGGCATTATAACGCCTAACACGACGGTGGACGATACGGGGCAGCTCGATGTGGTGAACCCGTATGACAAAACCATCCATTACATCTATAAAGGTTGGGAGCATACGGGGCTGGGGGTCATGAATTTGTTTTCGGCGATCGCGATGTCTTCGGATATTTATTTTTATACGATTGCGGGTGGGTTTACCAATTTTACTCATTATCTGGGAGTCGACAAGCTGACGCATTATTACCAGCTCTTTGGGCTGGGAGCGCAGACGGGGGTGGATATTCCGGGGGAAACGGCCGGTCGCGTGCCGACGCCGGATTGGAAGAAAAAATTCTCGGGGCTGCCGTGGTACACGGGTGACACCTACAACATCGCGGTGGGCCAGGGTGATATTTTGACGTCGCCGTTGCAAATGGCGTCGGCGGTGGCGGCGATTGCGAACGGGGGATCGTTGCTCGTGCCGCATTTTGTGAGTGAGATCAAGGATGGGGCGGGCAAGACGGTGAGTACGGTGAAGCCCGAAGTGATTCGCAAAGATTTCATTTCGGCGCAAAATTTAAATTTGGTGCGGCAGGGGATGCGGCAGACGGTGACCAAGGGTACGGCTTGCTGTTTTATGGACCGCGATGTGCCAGTGGCGGTGGCGGGCAAGACGGGTTCGGCCGAAACAGACCCGACCAATAACGTGCCGCCGCACTCGTGGTTTGAGGCGTTTGCGCCCTATGACGATCCCCAGATTGTGACGGTGGTGCTGCTGGAAAAATCGGGAGAGGGAGCCGAATACGCCGTTCCGGCTACGCGTGAAACGCTGCAATGGTACTTTACCCAGGGAGCAGGAGCGAAACACTAG